In Planctomycetaceae bacterium, the genomic window GGACTGGTGATTTACGTCGGCGGAATCAGGCTGGTTGCCAGGCCGCTGAAGAAGCTGTTTGCACAGATCGATGCCATTGGCCGGGGACAGCTTGACCAGCCGCCTGCGTTATCCGGCAACGACGAATTCGGCCGGCTGGCACTCGCCATCAGCAACATGAGCCGCCGGCTGCGGGAACAGCGGGACACGATTCGCCATACGGATCGGCTTGGTACCGTCGGAACGCTGGCCGCCGGCATTGCTCACGAACTCGGAACCCCGTTGAACGTCGTTTCCGGACAGGCGGCACTGATCGCCGGCGGCCGGCTGACTGCCGAAGAAGTTCAGGGAAGCGCCCGCGACATCAAAGAAGAGGCTGACCGCATGACGGCGATCATTCGGCAGTTGCTGGACTTCGCCCGCCGGAAGCCGGCGGAACGGCGGGTCTTCGACCTGCCCGAATTGGTACGCCGGACGTGCGGCCTGATGGAACCTCTGGCCCACAAGGCCGGCGTCCGCGTTCGCGTCGAAGACATCGACAGTTTGCCGTGTGTAACCGGCGAACCGTCTCAGCTGCAGCAGGTCTTCACAAACCTGATCAGCAACGCCGTCGCGGCACTTCCCGACGGTGGCGACGTTCGTGTCTCCGTTTCTGCAACGGACGATGGAAAACAGGTGTGCGTCGAAGTCAGCGACACGGGGACCGGCATCAGCGCCGAGGATCTTCCGCGAGTCTTCGAACCGTTTTTCACCACGAAGGATGTTGGCCTGGGCACAGGACTGGGATTGTCCATCGCGTACGGAATCATTCGCGAACACGGTGGCGAGATTTCTGTTCGAAGCACCCAGGGACAGGGCACGAGCTTCCGCATCACGCTTCCATTAACCGACGCGTCCGGGGATACAACTCATGAATGACGAGAATGCCGAAGCGCGGGTTCTGATCGTCGACGATGAACAGAAGATGTGCAAACTGATCGCGACGGACCTGCGATTGCGCGGGACTCAAAGCCAGATCTGTCTGTCAGCGGCCGAAGCGATGGAGGCCATCCGGCAGTCGGAATTCGACGTCGTGCTGACCGACGTGCGGATGCCGGGCACCAGTGGACTGCAGCTTTGTCGGCAGCTTTCGGAAACACGGCCGGACATCCCCGTGATTGTGATGACCGGATTCGGCACGCTGGAAACAGCGGTCTCCGCCATGCGCAACGGCGCCTACGATTTCATCACCAAGCCGATTGAGATGGACCTGCTTTCGATCACGCTGCGCCGAGCCATCGAAAAACGCCGGCTGACCGAACAAATCCGCATGCTGGAATCGTCGAATGGGTCGCGAACGGCGTTCGGTGAAGTGCTTGGTCAGAGTCCGGCGATGCTTGAATTATACGACCAGTTGCAGCAGGTCGCCGCGTCAGACGCTTCGGTTCTGATCACGGGCGAAAGCGGCACGGGAAAAGAACTTGTCGCCAGGTCGATTCACGCCAACAGCCGCCGTGCAAAACGGCCCTTTGTAGCCGTCAATTGTGCCGCCCTGTCGGAAGCGCTGCTGGAAAGCGAACTGTTCGGACATGTCAAGGGAGCGTTCACCGATGCGCGCGGGGAGCGTCGCGGCCTGTTTCTGGAAGCCGATGGCGGCGTGCTGCTGCTGGATGAAATGGGAGAAATGCCGGTTTCCATGCAGGTCAAGCTGCTGCGAACTCTCGAAGAACGCAAAGTCCGCCCCGTCGGCAGCGACAGGGAATCACCATTCGACGTTCGAGTCCTGTGCGCGACGAATCGAGATCTTGAGGCGGCGGTTGCCGATGGTTGTTTTCGCGAAGACCTTTACTACCGGCTGCATGTCATCGGCGTCGAACTGCCGCCGCTGCGCAGTCGCGGCACGGACATCCTGAGGCTGGCCGAAGACTTTGTGAGGCGGTTTGCCGCCGGCGAAAACAAACCGATCGCCGGGCTGGCTGAGGGCGTCGCAGAAAAGCTGCTGAGCTATTCCTGGCCCGGCAACGTCCGCGAACTGCGTAACGTTATGGAACGAGCCGTCGCGCTGACTCGCTATGACAGGATCACGGCTGAGGACTTGCCGGAAAAGGTCCGCAACTTCACGGGCGCCACGTTCTTCATTGGTGGGCTTGATCCGAGTGAACTCGTGTCTCTCGAAGAAATCGAACGGCGCTACATCAACCACGTTCTGGAAGCC contains:
- a CDS encoding HAMP domain-containing sensor histidine kinase, whose translation is MKRIAVPPMKLAARLILIFLAGVLCIVGISAWLSIEQHHAWEEYQRESHDAQLVDAMTPAIMMALKDDATVTLAQAVQISSRGVKGKEFRVTNDKEVMVPERTITAREISSISVTNGNGTRTAHTFVPLVIDGIDSGTVQISQSLEPHDAFIRRQILSVAASLAGVALLSGLVIYVGGIRLVARPLKKLFAQIDAIGRGQLDQPPALSGNDEFGRLALAISNMSRRLREQRDTIRHTDRLGTVGTLAAGIAHELGTPLNVVSGQAALIAGGRLTAEEVQGSARDIKEEADRMTAIIRQLLDFARRKPAERRVFDLPELVRRTCGLMEPLAHKAGVRVRVEDIDSLPCVTGEPSQLQQVFTNLISNAVAALPDGGDVRVSVSATDDGKQVCVEVSDTGTGISAEDLPRVFEPFFTTKDVGLGTGLGLSIAYGIIREHGGEISVRSTQGQGTSFRITLPLTDASGDTTHE
- a CDS encoding sigma-54 dependent transcriptional regulator, translating into MNDENAEARVLIVDDEQKMCKLIATDLRLRGTQSQICLSAAEAMEAIRQSEFDVVLTDVRMPGTSGLQLCRQLSETRPDIPVIVMTGFGTLETAVSAMRNGAYDFITKPIEMDLLSITLRRAIEKRRLTEQIRMLESSNGSRTAFGEVLGQSPAMLELYDQLQQVAASDASVLITGESGTGKELVARSIHANSRRAKRPFVAVNCAALSEALLESELFGHVKGAFTDARGERRGLFLEADGGVLLLDEMGEMPVSMQVKLLRTLEERKVRPVGSDRESPFDVRVLCATNRDLEAAVADGCFREDLYYRLHVIGVELPPLRSRGTDILRLAEDFVRRFAAGENKPIAGLAEGVAEKLLSYSWPGNVRELRNVMERAVALTRYDRITAEDLPEKVRNFTGATFFIGGLDPSELVSLEEIERRYINHVLEACCGNQTQAARILGLNRKTIYRKVKD